In one window of Drosophila innubila isolate TH190305 chromosome 2L unlocalized genomic scaffold, UK_Dinn_1.0 4_B_2L, whole genome shotgun sequence DNA:
- the LOC117782282 gene encoding radial spoke head protein 9 homolog gives MNVEYFSEGLECLMYCGRKLSPEQRILIENSLIVLLQENRFSGMYFWGRITATKNDYYIAFGYTNDCLKDRKYFYSLDQYQWQLLPFVQSPKIFQATVLAPEPFVGDPSLLTYVKLDPTFNIVANQVVSISRPEVIKLKEEERLAAIVFIISEECAICPRGALYKMVDGRVMPNQMFRGLNDLQIDNLSYYQLYRLPRNDLKTNLSKRSDYNYAIDFLDTIDGVIPLSQAFSLNMQSNERIAVIKSCVWLGMTFFHKLNSRKHGFLYLGDGRKNFDLLFMY, from the exons ATGAATGTGGAGTACTTTTCGGAGGGACTGGAGTGTCTGATGTATTGTGGCAGAAAACTGTCGCCAGAGCAGCGCATTCTTATTGAGAATTCGCTGATTGTGCTGCTGCAGGAGAATCGATTCTCGGGCATGTATTTCTGGGGACGCATTACGGCtacaaaaaatgattattatattGCCTTTGGCTATACAAATGATTGTCTGAAGGATCGCAAATATTTCTATAGCCTGGATCAATATCAATGGCAGCTGTTGCCTTTTGTGCAAAGTCCGAAAATCTTTCAGGCCACCGTATTGGCACCTGAACCCTTTGTTGGTGATCCCAGTCTGCTAACCTACGTCAAGCTG GATccaacatttaatattgtgGCCAATCAAGTTGTAAGCATTAGTCGCCCTGAGGTTATCAAGTTGAAGGAGGAGGAGCGCCTGGCTGCAATAGTCTTCATTATAAGCGAGGAATGCGCCATTTGTCCACGTGGTGCCCTATACAAAATGGTAGACGGACGTGTCATGCCCAATCAGATGTTTCGCGGTCTCAATGATTTGCAGATTGATAATCTTTCATACTATCAACTCTATCGTTTGCCgagaaatgatttaaaaacaaacttgtcCAAGCGCAGTGATTACAATTATGCTATTGATTTTCTGGATACTATTGATGGTGTCATACCACTAAGTCAGGCATTTTCATTGAATATGCAAAGCAATGAACGCATTGCGGTGATCAAATCATGTGTCTGGCTGGGCATGACCTTCTTCCACAAGTTAAACTCGCGAAAACATGGATTCCTCTATCTGGGAGATGGACGCAAGAACTTTGATTTGCTATTTATGTATTGA
- the LOC117782281 gene encoding putative E3 ubiquitin-protein ligase UBR7 — MSDTNIAANAAESGEVNPLEQSTITMLDVLEEEKELEDEYAAVLGASDENACTYAKGAIQRQALYSCLTCCPEARNDLSKAAGVCLACSYRCHENHELIELYTKRNFRCDCPTLRLGSEKRCALNPQLVAVQPPNADNQYNQNFQGLYCKCKRPYPDPERTTEEVMLQCAICEDWFHLAHMQAPAATEKWLDACSEMICDGCMERHEFLRDYTALALQPAKEHNDPKADINVEDPEQQEESEEPINKRAKLTEDDCRRPKAKTDHKSAAFWTNDWRKSLCQCEKCMEIYKEQAVLFLLDAEDSAKSYEERGMKRAKDNSSYEQGIRALASMGHSQQIDAITEYNRMKDKLKVYLQSFATSKKVVTEEDIKTFFAGMRNENNANTPQPYFCR; from the exons ATGAGCGACACAAACATCGCCGCGAATGCTGCCGAAAGCGGCGAAGTGAATCCATTGGAGCAGTCGACAATTACAATGTTGGATGTGCTTGAGGAAGAGAAGGAACTGGAGGATGAATATGCAGCTGTGCTGGGAGCCTCTGATGAGAATGCATGCACCTATGCCAAGGGTGCAATTCAACGACAGGCTTTGTATTCCTGTTTGACCTGCTGCCCGGAGGCACGCAATGATTTGTCAAAGGCCGCCGGCGTCTGTCTCGCCTGTTCCTATCGATGTCATGAGAACCACGAATTAATTGAACTCTATACCAAACGCAACTTTCGTTGCGATTGCCCCACATTGCGTCTGGGCAGTGAGAAACGTTGTGCTTTGAATCCACAATTAGTGGCGGTGCAGCCACCAAATGCAGATAATCAGTATAATCAGAACTTTCAGGGATTGTACTGTAAGTGCAAGCGTCCCTATCCCGATCCTGAGCGCACCACTGAGGAGGTAATGCTGCAGTGCGCCATCTGTGAGGATTGGTTCCATCTAGCGCACATGCAGGCGCCGGCTGCAACCGAGAAGTGGCTGGATGCCTGCAGTGAAATGATTTGCGACGGATGCATGGAACGTCATGAGTTTCTGCGGGATTACACGGCTTTGGCACTGCAGCCAGCAAAGGAACACAACGATCCCAAGGCGGATATTAATGTGGAGGATCCAGAGCAGCAGGAGGAGTCCGAGGAGCCGATTAACAAGCGCGCCAAACTGACAGAGGATGACTGTCGTCGTCCCAAGGCCAAGACAGATCATAAGA GCGCCGCTTTCTGGACCAACGATTGGCGCAAATCTCTTTGCCAGTGTGAAAAGTGCATGGAAATCTACAAGGAGCAAGcagtgttatttttgttggatGCCGAGGATTCGGCCAAGTCATATGAGGAGCGCGGCATGAAGCGCGCCAAGGATAACTCCAGCTATGAGCAGGGCATACGCGCCTTGGCCTCCATGGGACACTCGCAGCAAATCGACGCGATTACCGAATACAATCGCATGAAGGACAAGCTCAAGGTTTATCTACAATCGTTTGCCACCAGCAAAAAGGTCGTCACCGAGGAGGACATCAAAACTTTCTTTGCCGGCATGCGAAACGAGAATAATGCCAACACCCCACAGCCCTATTTTTGCCGTTGA
- the LOC117780337 gene encoding DNA-directed RNA polymerase II subunit RPB11 isoform X2 yields the protein MRHQHLNRFCFTKAKKSEIIKELDTKVTNAAIFTINKEDHTLGNMIRNQLLKDPNVLFAGYKVPHPLEHKFVIRIQTTADYSPQEAFMNAITDLLAELSLFEERFKDAIKEKKEGGD from the exons ATGCGCCACCAACATTTGAATCGTTTCTGCTTTACGAAGGCGAAAAAAAGTGA AATCATTAAGGAATTAGATACGAAGGTGACAAATGCGGCGATATTCACCATTAACAAGGAGGATCACACACTGGGCAACATGATCCGCAA CCAACTGTTGAAAGATCCCAATGTGCTCTTTGCCGGCTACAAGGTGCCGCATCCTCTGGAGCACAAGTTCGTCATCCGCATTCAGACCACGGCGGACTATTCGCCACAGGAGGCATTCATGAATGCCATAACAGATCTGCTTGCCGAGTTGTCCCTCTTCGAGGAGAGATTTAAA GATGCTATTAAGGAGAAGAAGGAGGGCGGCGATTAA
- the LOC117780337 gene encoding DNA-directed RNA polymerase II subunit RPB11 isoform X1 produces the protein MNAPPTFESFLLYEGEKKIIKELDTKVTNAAIFTINKEDHTLGNMIRNQLLKDPNVLFAGYKVPHPLEHKFVIRIQTTADYSPQEAFMNAITDLLAELSLFEERFKDAIKEKKEGGD, from the exons ATGAATGCGCCACCAACATTTGAATCGTTTCTGCTTTACGAAGGCGAAAAAAA AATCATTAAGGAATTAGATACGAAGGTGACAAATGCGGCGATATTCACCATTAACAAGGAGGATCACACACTGGGCAACATGATCCGCAA CCAACTGTTGAAAGATCCCAATGTGCTCTTTGCCGGCTACAAGGTGCCGCATCCTCTGGAGCACAAGTTCGTCATCCGCATTCAGACCACGGCGGACTATTCGCCACAGGAGGCATTCATGAATGCCATAACAGATCTGCTTGCCGAGTTGTCCCTCTTCGAGGAGAGATTTAAA GATGCTATTAAGGAGAAGAAGGAGGGCGGCGATTAA
- the LOC117782279 gene encoding dorsal-related immunity factor Dif isoform X3: protein MAQNIGNDGNQSPMADDELLNDLQEITNPSVRQSVSLPVIPSSVPPSMSTQRPYIQIIEEPTNKIIRFRYECEGRTAGSIAGMHSTPTKKTYPTIQICNYNGPVVILVISCVTVEQPYLQHPHHLISKDEGSSCKDGIYRRRLGPNEHRFELQKVGIQCVKKSGVHDSLKKRMEKKIDPFSAGFNHLEDLTRLNLYQLRLCYQAYIKVDNNYVSLDPVVSSPIYGKSNELTITRLCSCSSKMSGGDEIIMLCDKVSKNDIRIRFFETNDEGDVVWEADATFQNQDVYKQMAIVFRTPRYRNPETQKGVQVELQLVRPSDGATSEPRPFEYYPNPDTMPQRYRDNAKKMTESIKRKLPVNFNQSFKQSRTLPMDTLSVPQTQAPFFPTHQSSTVSPTNTCVPEIKNEQAMLEMYNNSNYPSVSSSPNFTYFPPSPGSSCSGTGYGTEAAFQPNMKYLDQQRQQELQQMQQQQQFYQCQPQSQSQLPDELEVTRSLHGLTMTDNSYPMTYNQGTHAMGFHQFNSPMSANGGYQQISSPTSINGGYQQSSSPTYFNGGSLIPTNPNNLNNMNNNNLYSPNMNAPSPLNYIQYDDPVLPQPQTEAQLQEPTAEEPEASMSDIIRDFFKDGNVVENLENVITKDFEVAIENLARK from the exons ATGGCTCAAAATATTGGCAACGATG gCAATCAATCTCCAATGGCTGATGACGAGCTGCTAAATGATTTGC AGGAGATCACAAATCCCTCAGTCCGACAATCCGTCTCATTGCCGGTGATACCGTCCAGCGTGCCACCATCAATGTCCACTCAGCGTCCTTACATACAGATCATCGAAGAGCCGACGAATAAGATCATACGCTTTCGCTATGAGTGCGAGGGTCGCACGGCAGGTTCCATAGCCGGCATGCACTCCACACCGACCAAAAAGACGTATCCCACCATCCAGATTTGCAATTACAATGGACCCGTTGTTATTCTGGTCATCTCGTGCGTCACTGTTGAACAACCCTATTTACAGCATCCACACCATTTGATCAGCAAGGATGAGGGAAGCAGCTGCAAAGATGGTATCTACAGAAGACGCTTGGGGCCCAACGAGCACCGCTTCGAGCTACAAAAAGTTGGCATTCAATGTGTCAAGAAATCTGGAGTACACGATTCGTTGAAGAAGcgaatggaaaaaaaaattgatccATTTTCAG CTGGCTTTAATCACTTGGAAGACTTGACCAGACTGAATTTGTACCAGCTGCGTCTGTGTTATCAGGCGTACATCAAGGTGGACAACAACTATGTAAGCTTGGACCCCGTCGTCTCTTCGCCAATCTATGGAAAGAGCAACGAGCTGACCATCACCAGACTCTGCAGTTGTTCTTCGAAGATGAGCGGTGGTGATGAGATCATCATGCTCTGCGACAAGGTCTCCAAGAATGACATTAGGATACGTTTCTTTGAGACCAACGACGAAGGTGACGTAGTCTGGGAGGCTGATGCCACCTTTCAGAATCAGGATGTTTACAAACAGATGGCGATTGTTTTCCGAACACCGCGTTATCGTAATCCCGAGACCCAGAAAGGCGTTCAG GTGGAGTTGCAGCTGGTTCGACCATCGGATGGAGCGACGAGTGAACCTCGACCCTTCGAGTACTATCCCAATCCAG ATACTATGCCCCAGAGATACCGTGACAATGCAAAGAAAATGACCGAAAGCATCAAGCGTAAATTGCCCGTTAATTTTAACCAAAGTTTTAAACAGTCGAGAACCCTAC CTATGGACACACTGAGTGTGCCGCAGACCCAGGCGCCATTTTTCCCCACGCACCAGTCGAGTACAGTAAGTCCCACGAACACGTGTGTGCCGGAGATTAAAAACGAGCAGGCGATGTTGGAAatgtacaacaacagcaactatcCATCGGTGTCAAGCTCACCCAACTTCACTTATTTTCCGCCCTCGCCCGGCTCCAGTTGCAGCGGCACTGGATATGGGACAGAGGCGGCATTTCAACCAAATATGAAATATCTGGaccagcagcgacaacagGAATTGCAACagatgcagcaacagcagcaattttACCAGTGCCAGCCGCAATCCCAATCACAGTTGCCCGATGAGCTCGAAGTGACGAGATCTCTACATGGTCTTACGATGACGGACAATTCCTACCCAATGACTTATAATCAGGGAACTCATGCAATGGGTTTTCACCAATTTAATTCACCAATGTCCGCAAATGGAGGTTATCAACAAATAAGTTCTCCTACGTCCATCAATGGAGGTTATCAACAATCGAGTTCACCAACCTATTTCAATGGAGGCAGCTTAATCCCAACAAATCCAAATAATctaaataatatgaataacaacaatttatatagTCCAAATATGAATGCCCCGAGTCCACTAAACTATATTCAATATGATGATCCCGTCCTACCGCAGCCTCAAACCGAAGCTCAACTTCAAGAACCGACGGCGGAAGAGCCTGAAGCATCAATGAGCGATATTATACGCGATTTCTTTAAGGATGGCAATGTCGTCGAGAATTTGGAGAATGTAATAACAAAAGACTTTGAAGTAGCCATAGAGAATTTGGCAAGGAAGTGA
- the LOC117782279 gene encoding embryonic polarity protein dorsal isoform X2 produces MADDELLNDLQEITNPSVRQSVSLPVIPSSVPPSMSTQRPYIQIIEEPTNKIIRFRYECEGRTAGSIAGMHSTPTKKTYPTIQICNYNGPVVILVISCVTVEQPYLQHPHHLISKDEGSSCKDGIYRRRLGPNEHRFELQKVGIQCVKKSGVHDSLKKRMEKKIDPFSAGFNHLEDLTRLNLYQLRLCYQAYIKVDNNYVSLDPVVSSPIYGKSNELTITRLCSCSSKMSGGDEIIMLCDKVSKNDIRIRFFETNDEGDVVWEADATFQNQDVYKQMAIVFRTPRYRNPETQKGVQVELQLVRPSDGATSEPRPFEYYPNPGMLTFARLQRKLKRKQELDVFQQILSIDSETTATKYSCPPVDLNEDENTVSSEEQQSSETLNDFEIAVKKLVMRQRGESEADATATEYTDGLDNDNDQDPDMGIELEVPQLLPQLADDCTQTSTPMEEILQQPQLQSRPLSNVDKINEWMKSSEFERTDSLTVENGDTPTVSHSTAQTAFTITNQLEEEEEEKEHLEDGDANGSRRDTLDNAILKELPAGEEMLPAGEESLPEPEAEPELVSASAQASVDIDENFDETATYTSLQIAYNHPVEMPQNRNPEQSYHVTNPFSQPDEAELVVLTNPPAPRIKVNAAQTPATPPSSPPLPLPPRTPSPDPDHRLPPLPPKPRHSQDLSVSECQSVSNSVSLSRSRNGSVSSTRTTPSPIIIMRTPDQSPTKRLPMGLPSTSTSNSASASPKKRQGFFSRLFSRRRSRAEDEETLSVNGKQQELGSKATTPTGSREPSVAHFALGDTNRSSIRSLQPPGLSPKNSVTRGGRPVGRSSSSVSGKRPAHLDADVIHIPLKGGDSENSLLRPESYSNASTLSYGRPLDRKTLSTLQLADIPISDGNMELVAIADRQSIKNLCEGAYGVILDPSVDLSEAEHFALYTSKSPEPERELDGGVGGVVIEGGDFLSADEIARRLAEANGLQ; encoded by the exons ATGGCTGATGACGAGCTGCTAAATGATTTGC AGGAGATCACAAATCCCTCAGTCCGACAATCCGTCTCATTGCCGGTGATACCGTCCAGCGTGCCACCATCAATGTCCACTCAGCGTCCTTACATACAGATCATCGAAGAGCCGACGAATAAGATCATACGCTTTCGCTATGAGTGCGAGGGTCGCACGGCAGGTTCCATAGCCGGCATGCACTCCACACCGACCAAAAAGACGTATCCCACCATCCAGATTTGCAATTACAATGGACCCGTTGTTATTCTGGTCATCTCGTGCGTCACTGTTGAACAACCCTATTTACAGCATCCACACCATTTGATCAGCAAGGATGAGGGAAGCAGCTGCAAAGATGGTATCTACAGAAGACGCTTGGGGCCCAACGAGCACCGCTTCGAGCTACAAAAAGTTGGCATTCAATGTGTCAAGAAATCTGGAGTACACGATTCGTTGAAGAAGcgaatggaaaaaaaaattgatccATTTTCAG CTGGCTTTAATCACTTGGAAGACTTGACCAGACTGAATTTGTACCAGCTGCGTCTGTGTTATCAGGCGTACATCAAGGTGGACAACAACTATGTAAGCTTGGACCCCGTCGTCTCTTCGCCAATCTATGGAAAGAGCAACGAGCTGACCATCACCAGACTCTGCAGTTGTTCTTCGAAGATGAGCGGTGGTGATGAGATCATCATGCTCTGCGACAAGGTCTCCAAGAATGACATTAGGATACGTTTCTTTGAGACCAACGACGAAGGTGACGTAGTCTGGGAGGCTGATGCCACCTTTCAGAATCAGGATGTTTACAAACAGATGGCGATTGTTTTCCGAACACCGCGTTATCGTAATCCCGAGACCCAGAAAGGCGTTCAG GTGGAGTTGCAGCTGGTTCGACCATCGGATGGAGCGACGAGTGAACCTCGACCCTTCGAGTACTATCCCAATCCAGGTATGCTAACATTTGCGCGTCTGCAGCGCAAGCTAAAGCGTAAGCAGGAGCTGGACGTGTTCCAGCAGATACTTTCCATAGATAGCGAGACCACGGCCACGAAATATTCGTGTCCACCTGTGGATCTCAACGAGGATGAGAATACTGTGTCATCGGAGGAGCAACAGAGCTCGGAAACTCTAAACGATTTCGAGATTGCTGTGAAGAAGTTGGTGATGCGGCAACGTGGCGAATCGGAGGCGGATGCCACGGCCACCGAGTATACCGATGGTCTGGACAATGACAATGATCAGGATCCGGATATGGGTATTGAGTTGGAGGTGCCACAATTGTTGCCACAGCTGGCGGATGATTGTACACAGACCTCAACACCCATGGAGGAGATACTCCAACAACCACAGCTGCAATCGCGTCCTTTGAGCAATGTGGACAAGATCAATGAATGGATGAAGAGCAGCGAGTTCGAGAGAACCGATAGCCTCACCGTCGAAAACGGTGACACGCCCACTGTCTCCCACAGCACCGCCCAAACGGCGTTCACCATAACGAATcagctggaggaggaggaggaggagaaggagcatCTGGAGGATGGTGATGCCAACGGCTCACGACGCGATACACTCGACAATGCAATTCTCAAGGAGTTGCCCGCTGGAGAAGAGATGCTGCCCGCTGGAGAGGAATCGCTGCCAGAGCCGGAGGCGGAGCCGGAGCTGGTCAGCGCTAGTGCCCAAGCCTCCGTCGATATAGATGAGAACTTTGATGAGACAGCTACGTATACGAGTCTACAGATTGCCTACAATCATCCTGTGGAGATGCCCCAAAATCGAAATCCCGAACAATCCTATCATGTCACCAATCCATTTAGCCAGCCGGATGAGGCCGAGTTAGTGGTGTTAACTAATCCGCCGGCGCCCAGGATAAAAGTGAATGCTGCACAGACGCCAGCAACTCCACCCTCTTCCCCACCCCTGCCGCTACCACCGCGCACACCGTCCCCCGATCCCGATCATCGATTGCCACCACTTCCTCCCAAGCCACGACACTCTCAAGACTTAAGTGTCAGCGAGTGTCAGAGTGTGTCCAATTCCGTATCGTTGAGTCGGTCGAGGAATGGGAGTGTCAGCTCCACAAGGACCACGCCCTCGCCGATAATCATAATGCGCACGCCCGATCAGAGTCCCACCAAGAGATTACCCATGGGATTGCCCAGCACATCCACATCCAATTCAGCTTCGGCCTCGCCCAAGAAACGTCAAGGATTCTTCTCCCGATTGTTCTCGCGTCGTCGCAGCCGAGCCGAGGATGAGGAGACGCTCTCGGTGAATGGCAAGCAACAGGAATTGGGCTCGAAGGCAACCACGCCCACTGGCAGCCGAGAGCCAAGTGTGGCTCACTTTGCCTTGGGAGATACCAATCGCAGTTCCATTAGATCTTTGCAGCCACCTGGCTTGAGTCCCAAAAACAGCGTGACACGTGGTGGACGTCCAGTGGGTCGTAGTTCCAGCAGTGTTTCGGGCAAACGACCCGCCCACCTGGATGCGGATGTCATCCACATCCCACTAAAGGGCGGGGATAGCGAGAACAGTCTGCTGCGTCCCGAGAGCTATTCGAATGCCAGCACCTTGTCCTATGGCCGTCCCTTGGATCGCAAGACGTTGAGCACATTGCAATTGGCGGATATACCCATTAGCGATGGCAATATGGAGCTGGTGGCCATTGCCGATCGTCAGAGCATTAAGAATTTATGTGAGGGCGCCTACGGAGTCATACTCGATCCCAGCGTGGATCTCTCCGAGGCGGAACATTTTGCACTCTACACGAGTAAATCTCCAGAGCCGGAGCGGGAGTTGGATGGTGGCGTTGGGGGCGTGGTGATTGAAGGCGGAGATTTCTTGAGTGCGGATGAGATTGCAAGGCGTCTGGCCGAGGCCAATGGGCTGCAGTAA
- the LOC117782279 gene encoding embryonic polarity protein dorsal isoform X1: protein MAQNIGNDGNQSPMADDELLNDLQEITNPSVRQSVSLPVIPSSVPPSMSTQRPYIQIIEEPTNKIIRFRYECEGRTAGSIAGMHSTPTKKTYPTIQICNYNGPVVILVISCVTVEQPYLQHPHHLISKDEGSSCKDGIYRRRLGPNEHRFELQKVGIQCVKKSGVHDSLKKRMEKKIDPFSAGFNHLEDLTRLNLYQLRLCYQAYIKVDNNYVSLDPVVSSPIYGKSNELTITRLCSCSSKMSGGDEIIMLCDKVSKNDIRIRFFETNDEGDVVWEADATFQNQDVYKQMAIVFRTPRYRNPETQKGVQVELQLVRPSDGATSEPRPFEYYPNPGMLTFARLQRKLKRKQELDVFQQILSIDSETTATKYSCPPVDLNEDENTVSSEEQQSSETLNDFEIAVKKLVMRQRGESEADATATEYTDGLDNDNDQDPDMGIELEVPQLLPQLADDCTQTSTPMEEILQQPQLQSRPLSNVDKINEWMKSSEFERTDSLTVENGDTPTVSHSTAQTAFTITNQLEEEEEEKEHLEDGDANGSRRDTLDNAILKELPAGEEMLPAGEESLPEPEAEPELVSASAQASVDIDENFDETATYTSLQIAYNHPVEMPQNRNPEQSYHVTNPFSQPDEAELVVLTNPPAPRIKVNAAQTPATPPSSPPLPLPPRTPSPDPDHRLPPLPPKPRHSQDLSVSECQSVSNSVSLSRSRNGSVSSTRTTPSPIIIMRTPDQSPTKRLPMGLPSTSTSNSASASPKKRQGFFSRLFSRRRSRAEDEETLSVNGKQQELGSKATTPTGSREPSVAHFALGDTNRSSIRSLQPPGLSPKNSVTRGGRPVGRSSSSVSGKRPAHLDADVIHIPLKGGDSENSLLRPESYSNASTLSYGRPLDRKTLSTLQLADIPISDGNMELVAIADRQSIKNLCEGAYGVILDPSVDLSEAEHFALYTSKSPEPERELDGGVGGVVIEGGDFLSADEIARRLAEANGLQ from the exons ATGGCTCAAAATATTGGCAACGATG gCAATCAATCTCCAATGGCTGATGACGAGCTGCTAAATGATTTGC AGGAGATCACAAATCCCTCAGTCCGACAATCCGTCTCATTGCCGGTGATACCGTCCAGCGTGCCACCATCAATGTCCACTCAGCGTCCTTACATACAGATCATCGAAGAGCCGACGAATAAGATCATACGCTTTCGCTATGAGTGCGAGGGTCGCACGGCAGGTTCCATAGCCGGCATGCACTCCACACCGACCAAAAAGACGTATCCCACCATCCAGATTTGCAATTACAATGGACCCGTTGTTATTCTGGTCATCTCGTGCGTCACTGTTGAACAACCCTATTTACAGCATCCACACCATTTGATCAGCAAGGATGAGGGAAGCAGCTGCAAAGATGGTATCTACAGAAGACGCTTGGGGCCCAACGAGCACCGCTTCGAGCTACAAAAAGTTGGCATTCAATGTGTCAAGAAATCTGGAGTACACGATTCGTTGAAGAAGcgaatggaaaaaaaaattgatccATTTTCAG CTGGCTTTAATCACTTGGAAGACTTGACCAGACTGAATTTGTACCAGCTGCGTCTGTGTTATCAGGCGTACATCAAGGTGGACAACAACTATGTAAGCTTGGACCCCGTCGTCTCTTCGCCAATCTATGGAAAGAGCAACGAGCTGACCATCACCAGACTCTGCAGTTGTTCTTCGAAGATGAGCGGTGGTGATGAGATCATCATGCTCTGCGACAAGGTCTCCAAGAATGACATTAGGATACGTTTCTTTGAGACCAACGACGAAGGTGACGTAGTCTGGGAGGCTGATGCCACCTTTCAGAATCAGGATGTTTACAAACAGATGGCGATTGTTTTCCGAACACCGCGTTATCGTAATCCCGAGACCCAGAAAGGCGTTCAG GTGGAGTTGCAGCTGGTTCGACCATCGGATGGAGCGACGAGTGAACCTCGACCCTTCGAGTACTATCCCAATCCAGGTATGCTAACATTTGCGCGTCTGCAGCGCAAGCTAAAGCGTAAGCAGGAGCTGGACGTGTTCCAGCAGATACTTTCCATAGATAGCGAGACCACGGCCACGAAATATTCGTGTCCACCTGTGGATCTCAACGAGGATGAGAATACTGTGTCATCGGAGGAGCAACAGAGCTCGGAAACTCTAAACGATTTCGAGATTGCTGTGAAGAAGTTGGTGATGCGGCAACGTGGCGAATCGGAGGCGGATGCCACGGCCACCGAGTATACCGATGGTCTGGACAATGACAATGATCAGGATCCGGATATGGGTATTGAGTTGGAGGTGCCACAATTGTTGCCACAGCTGGCGGATGATTGTACACAGACCTCAACACCCATGGAGGAGATACTCCAACAACCACAGCTGCAATCGCGTCCTTTGAGCAATGTGGACAAGATCAATGAATGGATGAAGAGCAGCGAGTTCGAGAGAACCGATAGCCTCACCGTCGAAAACGGTGACACGCCCACTGTCTCCCACAGCACCGCCCAAACGGCGTTCACCATAACGAATcagctggaggaggaggaggaggagaaggagcatCTGGAGGATGGTGATGCCAACGGCTCACGACGCGATACACTCGACAATGCAATTCTCAAGGAGTTGCCCGCTGGAGAAGAGATGCTGCCCGCTGGAGAGGAATCGCTGCCAGAGCCGGAGGCGGAGCCGGAGCTGGTCAGCGCTAGTGCCCAAGCCTCCGTCGATATAGATGAGAACTTTGATGAGACAGCTACGTATACGAGTCTACAGATTGCCTACAATCATCCTGTGGAGATGCCCCAAAATCGAAATCCCGAACAATCCTATCATGTCACCAATCCATTTAGCCAGCCGGATGAGGCCGAGTTAGTGGTGTTAACTAATCCGCCGGCGCCCAGGATAAAAGTGAATGCTGCACAGACGCCAGCAACTCCACCCTCTTCCCCACCCCTGCCGCTACCACCGCGCACACCGTCCCCCGATCCCGATCATCGATTGCCACCACTTCCTCCCAAGCCACGACACTCTCAAGACTTAAGTGTCAGCGAGTGTCAGAGTGTGTCCAATTCCGTATCGTTGAGTCGGTCGAGGAATGGGAGTGTCAGCTCCACAAGGACCACGCCCTCGCCGATAATCATAATGCGCACGCCCGATCAGAGTCCCACCAAGAGATTACCCATGGGATTGCCCAGCACATCCACATCCAATTCAGCTTCGGCCTCGCCCAAGAAACGTCAAGGATTCTTCTCCCGATTGTTCTCGCGTCGTCGCAGCCGAGCCGAGGATGAGGAGACGCTCTCGGTGAATGGCAAGCAACAGGAATTGGGCTCGAAGGCAACCACGCCCACTGGCAGCCGAGAGCCAAGTGTGGCTCACTTTGCCTTGGGAGATACCAATCGCAGTTCCATTAGATCTTTGCAGCCACCTGGCTTGAGTCCCAAAAACAGCGTGACACGTGGTGGACGTCCAGTGGGTCGTAGTTCCAGCAGTGTTTCGGGCAAACGACCCGCCCACCTGGATGCGGATGTCATCCACATCCCACTAAAGGGCGGGGATAGCGAGAACAGTCTGCTGCGTCCCGAGAGCTATTCGAATGCCAGCACCTTGTCCTATGGCCGTCCCTTGGATCGCAAGACGTTGAGCACATTGCAATTGGCGGATATACCCATTAGCGATGGCAATATGGAGCTGGTGGCCATTGCCGATCGTCAGAGCATTAAGAATTTATGTGAGGGCGCCTACGGAGTCATACTCGATCCCAGCGTGGATCTCTCCGAGGCGGAACATTTTGCACTCTACACGAGTAAATCTCCAGAGCCGGAGCGGGAGTTGGATGGTGGCGTTGGGGGCGTGGTGATTGAAGGCGGAGATTTCTTGAGTGCGGATGAGATTGCAAGGCGTCTGGCCGAGGCCAATGGGCTGCAGTAA